One Bradyrhizobium zhanjiangense DNA segment encodes these proteins:
- a CDS encoding GrlR family regulatory protein, which produces MKNGLYSIHVTLLDGRVGKGSGVILFRDGKILGGDAYLYYTGSYTVKGNNTFKGEVLVQRHTSPRGDDNPLFGGPAPVGIGVSGTFTETRGEMTGTALVGKASQIFGATLHRLADVD; this is translated from the coding sequence ATGAAGAACGGCCTCTATTCGATTCACGTAACCCTGCTCGACGGTCGAGTCGGCAAGGGCAGTGGCGTCATTCTCTTCCGCGACGGCAAGATTCTTGGCGGCGACGCCTACCTTTATTACACCGGCAGCTACACGGTGAAGGGCAACAACACCTTCAAAGGCGAGGTCCTGGTGCAGCGCCACACCTCGCCGCGCGGCGACGACAATCCGCTGTTCGGCGGCCCCGCCCCGGTCGGCATCGGCGTCAGCGGCACCTTCACGGAGACGCGCGGGGAGATGACTGGTACGGCGCTGGTCGGCAAGGCCAGCCAGATCTTCGGCGCGACGCTGCACAGGCTCGCCGACGTCGATTAG
- a CDS encoding NUDIX hydrolase: MAEAVASRPASTILLLRDGAGVDGKSRDEIEVFMMVRHHQIEFNSGALVFPGGSVDAGDKEIVARADLYSGGEGLSEADRGFRIAAIRETFEESGILLARSKDSGAPVDAKRAGEIADAHRVALNEHNISFLKILEDNGLQLALDTLVPYAHWITPEGMPKRFDTWFFLAAAPPDQLGAHDGRESTDSIWVSPREAVEGGESGRFKLPFPTTRNLIRLAKQPNVSAALEHALGMSIVTVMPVMTKTETGRQLRIPREAGYDGEVFEVGALG; this comes from the coding sequence ATGGCTGAAGCTGTCGCATCACGCCCTGCCTCGACCATTCTCCTGCTGCGCGACGGTGCGGGTGTCGACGGCAAGAGCCGCGACGAGATCGAGGTCTTCATGATGGTTCGCCATCATCAGATCGAGTTCAACTCGGGCGCGCTGGTGTTTCCCGGCGGCAGCGTCGATGCCGGCGACAAGGAGATCGTCGCTCGCGCCGATCTTTATTCGGGCGGCGAGGGCCTCAGCGAAGCGGACCGCGGCTTTCGGATTGCCGCGATCCGCGAGACCTTTGAAGAAAGCGGCATCCTGCTGGCGCGATCGAAGGATTCGGGCGCGCCGGTCGACGCCAAGCGTGCCGGCGAGATCGCGGATGCGCATCGCGTCGCGCTCAACGAGCATAATATTAGCTTCCTAAAAATCCTCGAAGATAACGGCCTCCAGCTCGCGCTCGACACGCTCGTGCCGTATGCGCACTGGATCACGCCGGAGGGCATGCCGAAGCGCTTCGACACCTGGTTCTTTCTTGCGGCAGCGCCGCCCGATCAGCTCGGCGCCCATGATGGTCGCGAGTCCACGGATTCGATCTGGGTCTCGCCGCGCGAGGCGGTGGAGGGCGGGGAGAGCGGCCGCTTCAAGCTGCCGTTCCCGACCACGCGCAATCTGATCCGGCTCGCCAAGCAGCCAAACGTGAGTGCCGCACTGGAGCACGCCCTTGGGATGTCGATCGTCACGGTCATGCCTGTGATGACCAAGACTGAAACCGGCCGTCAGCTCCGCATTCCCCGCGAGGCCGGCTACGACGGCGAGGTGTTCGAGGTCGGGGCGCTCGGCTAG
- a CDS encoding SDR family oxidoreductase, translated as MGLLDGKVALITGAGGGLGEAYAKLFAREGASVVVNDLGGPRDGSGADKSMAQLVVDAIKAEGGKAVANGADISTMEGGQSVFDDAIKHFGRADILVNNAGILRDQTFHKASEADWDKVIKVHLKGTFCCTMPVFRWMRENGGGVIVNTSSTSGLIGNFGQTNYGAAKGGIWGLSNVLAIEGRKYNIRIWTLAPGALTRMTADLPRYKENPSAALGPDGIAPAVLYMVSDLSGDQTGKVLGVSGPRGVREMRMMEMEGWKPPHTGWKAQDIVDHAKEIFFSEEQIKMGARRF; from the coding sequence ATGGGACTACTCGACGGCAAGGTTGCGCTGATCACCGGCGCGGGCGGGGGGCTCGGTGAGGCCTATGCAAAGCTGTTCGCGCGGGAAGGGGCGTCCGTCGTCGTCAACGACCTCGGCGGCCCCCGCGACGGCTCCGGCGCTGACAAGTCCATGGCGCAGCTTGTGGTCGATGCGATCAAGGCGGAGGGCGGCAAGGCGGTCGCCAACGGCGCCGACATCTCCACCATGGAGGGCGGTCAGTCGGTGTTCGACGACGCCATCAAGCACTTTGGCCGCGCCGACATCCTCGTCAACAACGCCGGCATCCTGCGCGACCAGACCTTTCACAAGGCGTCTGAAGCCGACTGGGACAAGGTCATCAAGGTGCATCTGAAGGGCACTTTCTGTTGCACTATGCCGGTGTTTCGCTGGATGCGGGAAAACGGCGGCGGGGTCATCGTCAACACCTCCTCGACCTCGGGCCTGATCGGCAATTTCGGCCAGACCAATTACGGCGCGGCCAAGGGTGGCATCTGGGGCCTGTCCAACGTGCTGGCGATCGAAGGGCGGAAGTACAACATCCGGATCTGGACGCTGGCCCCGGGCGCGCTGACCCGCATGACCGCAGACCTGCCCCGCTATAAGGAGAACCCCTCGGCGGCGCTGGGGCCGGACGGCATCGCACCGGCCGTGCTATACATGGTCAGCGATTTGTCGGGCGACCAGACCGGCAAGGTGCTGGGCGTGTCCGGGCCCCGCGGCGTGCGCGAAATGCGGATGATGGAAATGGAAGGCTGGAAACCGCCGCACACGGGCTGGAAGGCCCAGGACATCGTCGATCACGCCAAGGAGATCTTCTTCTCCGAGGAGCAGATCAAGATGGGGGCGCGGCGGTTTTAG
- a CDS encoding DMT family transporter: MNLLAPFVVLSAGLSLAFQQVLNASLGNAIQSARWAAFVSYLGGTIALLLVLVAVREPIPAAALAGRAPLIAWTGGIFGAIFIATGILMVPRLGVATVLTLIVVGQLLGSLAFDHIGMFSLPHHPITLTRILGAGCLILGAALVRG; encoded by the coding sequence ATGAACCTCTTGGCACCTTTCGTGGTCCTGTCCGCAGGCCTGAGCCTCGCCTTTCAGCAGGTGCTGAACGCCAGTCTTGGCAACGCCATCCAATCCGCGCGGTGGGCGGCGTTCGTGAGTTATCTTGGCGGAACAATCGCGTTGCTGCTGGTTCTGGTCGCCGTGCGCGAGCCGATACCCGCTGCCGCCCTGGCCGGACGAGCTCCTTTGATCGCATGGACCGGGGGAATCTTCGGCGCGATCTTCATCGCGACCGGCATCCTCATGGTGCCGCGCCTCGGCGTGGCGACGGTATTGACATTGATCGTCGTGGGTCAGTTGCTCGGTTCGTTGGCGTTCGACCACATCGGGATGTTCAGCCTGCCGCACCATCCGATCACGTTGACACGCATTTTGGGCGCAGGGTGTCTCATCCTGGGCGCGGCTCTCGTTCGCGGGTAA
- a CDS encoding thiolase domain-containing protein — protein MTIKGKAYIAGIFEHPTRHAPDKSTAQLHAEVAKGAIEDAGISKDDVDGYFCAGDAPGGAWPMVDYLGLNTKKLRHVDSTETGGCSYIIHLGHAAEAIAAGKCSIALVTLAGKPRTGVMPPRAAGAEVDFESAYGATTHNAYGMCAMRHMHDYGTTSEQLAWIKVAASHHAQYNPHAMLKDVVTVEDVLNSPMISDPLHRMDCCVVSDGGGALIVTTSEIAKSLKKPLVRLIGHGEAMKGPRGGKDLDLTYSAGVWSGPRAFEEAGITPKDIKYASIYDSFTITVLMQLEDLGFCKKGEGGKFVADGNLISGVGKLPFNTDGGGLCSNHPVNRGGMTKIIEAVRQLRGEAHPKVQVKNCDLAIAHGTGGLLGVRHAASTAILERV, from the coding sequence TTGACCATCAAGGGCAAGGCCTACATTGCCGGGATTTTTGAACACCCGACCCGGCATGCGCCGGACAAATCCACCGCCCAGCTCCATGCCGAGGTCGCCAAGGGCGCGATCGAGGATGCCGGGATCAGCAAGGACGATGTCGACGGTTATTTCTGCGCGGGCGATGCGCCCGGCGGCGCCTGGCCGATGGTCGATTATCTCGGCCTGAACACCAAAAAACTCCGCCACGTCGATTCCACCGAGACCGGCGGCTGCTCGTACATCATCCATCTCGGCCATGCCGCCGAGGCGATCGCCGCGGGCAAGTGCTCGATCGCGCTCGTTACGCTCGCCGGCAAGCCGCGCACCGGCGTGATGCCGCCGCGCGCGGCCGGTGCCGAGGTCGATTTCGAGTCCGCGTACGGCGCGACCACGCACAATGCCTATGGCATGTGTGCCATGCGCCATATGCACGACTATGGCACGACCAGCGAGCAGCTCGCCTGGATCAAGGTCGCGGCCTCCCATCACGCGCAGTACAATCCGCATGCGATGCTCAAGGACGTCGTCACCGTCGAGGACGTGCTGAACTCGCCGATGATCTCCGATCCCCTGCATCGCATGGATTGCTGCGTCGTCTCCGACGGCGGCGGCGCGCTGATCGTGACCACGTCGGAGATCGCGAAGAGCCTGAAGAAGCCGCTGGTCAGGTTGATCGGTCATGGCGAAGCCATGAAGGGCCCGCGCGGCGGCAAGGATCTCGATCTCACTTATTCCGCGGGCGTCTGGTCCGGCCCGCGTGCGTTCGAGGAAGCCGGGATCACGCCGAAGGACATCAAATACGCCTCGATCTATGACAGCTTCACCATCACGGTGCTGATGCAGCTCGAGGATCTCGGCTTCTGCAAGAAGGGCGAGGGCGGCAAGTTCGTTGCCGACGGCAATCTGATCTCGGGTGTTGGCAAGCTGCCGTTCAACACCGACGGCGGCGGCCTCTGCAGCAACCATCCGGTCAACCGCGGCGGCATGACCAAGATCATCGAGGCTGTCAGGCAGTTGCGCGGCGAGGCGCATCCGAAGGTGCAGGTCAAGAATTGCGATCTCGCCATCGCCCACGGCACCGGCGGGCTCTTGGGCGTCCGCCACGCCGCCTCGACCGCCATTCTGGAGCGCGTGTGA
- a CDS encoding PAS domain S-box protein — protein sequence MSAELTPTPEKKRTFSLSIGQLTFGSFLLVLAVIIVTSTASVIAIRHIDTTFAELQRLQSVGDLAEDIDRRMNELRLAARDFVTDPGAGIQFQQVGEAASALSDILKKTRIELAPEQQDMIDGVTERLATYRTGLERISTLIDRRAQLLAGLPPLRDRFDAAVAGTADRELASRLSEAQSRIALGLLARNPSAAEQAAEGMRAMDIADGKLRSAVNDYAEAIMAVAVRERQIADIDREVLGTEGRLIGRVTELLREVSARRGHVLSRDFARTLTEARWQSIVLGTVGVLIGIGAALFVVRRTVRPLAQIARSIRALAAGQKDTSIPSADVDNEIGDIARAAEVFRRALEEADTAREAAVRALTEQRLAEESYRKLFEGSVDGIYVTTPAGDLLNANPALARMMGYDSPQHLIDSINDIAHTIYVHPEARAEYQRLMARDGMVREFEYQVRQRSGNILWLSDSATGVRDEQGNIVRYEGTLRDITDQKRAEDAIAEGRRLLQQVIDTVPAVINVKDRDLRYVLMNRYMAGIFGIEPGDALGRTTADLMSRYGAAKSDESDKRVLKFRKGLGFYEEEYKDASGNMRQWLVNKLPLLDAEGEIERIVTVALDIGERKRGEQEMRKAKEAAETALRNLRETQASLIEAEKLAALGRLVAGVAHEVNNPVGISLTVASALERKTAMFTAEVERGELRRSTLNDFLNTSRDASSQLVSNLNRAAELIQSFKQVAADRNYSDQRSFDLGDLTEQVVMSLRPGLRKHNLTLNVECQPDLTMNSYPGPYGQVLTNLFLNSVAHAFPDGRPGTIDIQVRESGKDNVEIIFSDNGCGMSLDVRRRAFDPFFTTRRDQGGTGLGLHIVYSIVTNRLGGRLDLDSEPGGGTRIQMILPRIAPLEQAAE from the coding sequence ATGTCCGCCGAATTGACGCCGACCCCTGAGAAAAAGCGAACTTTTTCGCTCTCCATCGGCCAGCTCACCTTCGGCAGCTTCCTGTTGGTGCTGGCGGTGATCATCGTCACCTCGACCGCGAGCGTGATCGCGATCCGGCATATCGACACCACCTTCGCCGAGCTGCAACGGCTCCAGAGCGTCGGGGACCTCGCCGAGGACATCGACCGCCGCATGAACGAATTGCGCCTTGCCGCGCGCGACTTCGTCACCGATCCCGGCGCCGGCATCCAGTTCCAGCAGGTGGGCGAGGCGGCTTCCGCCTTAAGTGACATCCTGAAGAAGACCCGCATCGAGCTCGCGCCCGAGCAGCAGGACATGATCGACGGGGTCACCGAGCGGCTGGCGACCTACCGGACCGGCCTGGAACGGATCTCGACCCTGATCGACCGGCGCGCCCAGCTGCTCGCCGGCCTGCCGCCGCTGCGCGACCGGTTCGACGCGGCCGTCGCCGGCACTGCGGACCGCGAGCTGGCCTCCCGCCTGTCTGAGGCGCAGAGCCGCATCGCGCTCGGACTGCTGGCGCGCAACCCGTCCGCGGCCGAGCAGGCCGCGGAGGGAATGCGGGCGATGGACATCGCCGATGGCAAGCTGAGGTCGGCCGTCAACGATTACGCCGAGGCGATCATGGCGGTCGCCGTCCGCGAGCGGCAGATCGCCGACATCGACCGCGAGGTGCTGGGCACCGAGGGCCGGCTGATTGGCCGCGTCACCGAATTGCTGCGCGAGGTCAGCGCGCGGCGCGGCCACGTGCTGTCGCGCGATTTTGCCCGCACGCTGACCGAGGCGCGGTGGCAGAGCATCGTGCTCGGTACGGTCGGCGTGCTGATCGGCATCGGCGCCGCGCTGTTCGTGGTGCGCAGGACCGTCCGTCCGCTCGCCCAGATCGCGCGCTCCATTCGCGCGCTTGCGGCGGGCCAGAAAGACACGTCGATCCCGTCCGCCGACGTCGACAACGAGATCGGTGACATCGCACGGGCGGCCGAGGTGTTCCGCCGCGCGCTCGAGGAGGCCGACACCGCGCGCGAAGCGGCGGTGCGCGCGCTTACCGAGCAGCGCCTCGCCGAGGAGAGCTATCGCAAATTGTTCGAGGGATCGGTCGATGGCATCTACGTGACGACACCGGCCGGCGACCTCCTCAACGCCAATCCGGCGCTGGCGCGGATGATGGGCTATGACAGCCCGCAGCACCTCATCGACAGCATCAACGACATCGCCCATACGATCTACGTCCACCCCGAGGCGCGTGCCGAATATCAGCGGCTGATGGCGCGCGACGGCATGGTGCGCGAGTTCGAATATCAGGTACGCCAGCGCAGCGGCAACATCCTGTGGCTCTCCGACAGCGCCACCGGCGTGCGGGACGAGCAGGGCAACATCGTCCGCTATGAGGGCACGCTGCGCGATATCACCGACCAGAAGCGGGCGGAAGACGCCATCGCCGAAGGCCGGCGCCTGCTCCAGCAGGTCATCGACACCGTGCCTGCGGTGATCAATGTCAAGGACCGCGACCTGCGCTACGTGCTGATGAACCGCTACATGGCCGGCATCTTCGGCATCGAGCCGGGCGACGCACTCGGTCGCACCACGGCCGACCTGATGTCGCGCTACGGCGCGGCCAAGTCCGACGAGAGCGACAAGCGCGTGCTCAAGTTCCGCAAGGGACTCGGCTTCTATGAGGAGGAGTACAAGGACGCCTCCGGCAACATGCGGCAATGGCTGGTCAACAAGCTGCCGCTGCTCGACGCCGAAGGCGAGATCGAGCGCATCGTCACCGTCGCGCTCGACATCGGCGAGCGCAAGCGCGGCGAGCAGGAGATGCGCAAAGCCAAGGAAGCCGCCGAGACCGCGCTGCGCAATCTGCGCGAGACTCAGGCCTCGCTGATCGAGGCGGAGAAGCTCGCCGCGCTCGGGCGTCTGGTCGCCGGCGTCGCGCACGAGGTCAACAATCCGGTCGGCATCAGCCTCACTGTCGCCTCCGCGCTGGAGCGCAAGACCGCGATGTTCACGGCTGAGGTCGAGCGCGGCGAACTCCGCCGCTCCACGCTCAACGACTTCCTCAACACCAGCCGCGATGCTTCCTCGCAGCTGGTCTCCAACCTCAACCGCGCCGCCGAGCTGATCCAGTCGTTCAAGCAGGTCGCGGCCGACCGCAACTATTCGGACCAGCGCAGCTTCGACCTCGGCGACCTCACCGAGCAGGTGGTGATGAGCCTGCGACCCGGCCTGCGCAAGCACAATCTGACGCTCAACGTCGAGTGTCAGCCGGACCTCACCATGAACAGCTATCCCGGCCCTTACGGCCAGGTGCTGACCAACCTGTTTCTCAATTCGGTGGCGCACGCTTTCCCGGACGGCCGGCCGGGGACCATCGACATCCAGGTGCGCGAGTCCGGCAAGGACAATGTCGAGATCATCTTCTCCGACAATGGCTGCGGCATGTCGCTCGACGTCCGCCGCCGCGCCTTCGATCCGTTCTTCACGACGCGACGCGACCAGGGCGGCACCGGCCTCGGCCTGCACATCGTCTACAGCATCGTCACCAACCGGCTCGGCGGCCGGCTCGATCTCGATTCCGAGCCGGGCGGCGGCACGCGCATCCAGATGATCCTGCCGCGCATAGCGCCGCTCGAACAGGCGGCGGAATGA
- a CDS encoding Zn-ribbon domain-containing OB-fold protein — MSEVKKYPAPVTNPETAAFWDAAKEGKFMIKRCTACGEAHYFPRSICPFCYSDKTVWEQASGEGTIYTYSLMRKSPTGPYAIGYVTLKEGPSVQTNFVDCDLEKLRIGQKVKVVFKPTDGAPLPFFTPA, encoded by the coding sequence ATGAGCGAAGTGAAAAAGTATCCGGCCCCGGTGACGAACCCCGAGACCGCTGCGTTCTGGGATGCGGCGAAAGAGGGCAAGTTCATGATCAAGCGCTGCACCGCCTGCGGCGAAGCGCATTACTTCCCGCGCTCGATCTGCCCGTTCTGCTACTCCGACAAGACGGTGTGGGAGCAGGCGTCCGGTGAGGGCACGATCTACACCTACAGCCTGATGCGGAAGTCGCCGACCGGGCCTTATGCCATCGGCTACGTCACGCTGAAGGAGGGGCCATCGGTGCAGACCAATTTCGTCGACTGCGACCTCGAGAAGCTCAGAATCGGCCAGAAGGTTAAGGTGGTGTTCAAGCCGACCGACGGCGCACCGCTGCCGTTTTTTACGCCGGCTTGA
- a CDS encoding MaoC family dehydratase gives MSARYEELKALKNIGQKYAYTDREVMLYAYGIGLGADPMDEKELAFVNEGTLTPRPLKVVPTFASVAAWGSGPGEMNLNRVMVVDGERDITFHQPLPVAARITADSSVLEVYDKGKDKGVVISHQTVLKNENGEKLATLVASRFARGDGGFGGPNLTQPDPHKIPSRSPDKTIDIVTRPDQALVYRLCGDRNPLHSDPEFAKKAGFPRPILHGMCTYGITCRGVLQTYADYDASAFRQHVARFSSPVYPGETVTMDLWKDGNTISFEAKVKSRGVTVIKNGKTVLG, from the coding sequence ATGTCCGCCAGATACGAAGAGCTCAAGGCCCTCAAGAACATCGGCCAGAAATATGCCTACACCGACCGCGAGGTCATGCTCTATGCCTACGGCATCGGCCTCGGCGCCGATCCCATGGACGAGAAGGAGCTCGCCTTCGTCAACGAGGGCACGCTGACGCCGCGGCCGCTCAAGGTGGTGCCGACGTTTGCTTCCGTCGCCGCCTGGGGTTCGGGACCGGGCGAAATGAACCTCAACCGCGTCATGGTGGTAGACGGCGAGCGCGACATCACCTTCCACCAGCCGCTGCCGGTCGCCGCGCGCATCACCGCCGATTCCTCCGTGCTCGAGGTCTACGACAAGGGCAAGGACAAGGGCGTGGTGATCAGTCACCAGACCGTGCTGAAGAACGAGAATGGCGAGAAGCTGGCTACTCTGGTGGCCTCGCGCTTCGCCCGCGGCGATGGCGGCTTTGGCGGGCCAAACCTGACCCAGCCCGATCCGCACAAGATCCCGTCGCGTTCGCCGGACAAGACCATCGACATCGTCACGCGCCCTGACCAGGCGCTGGTCTATCGCCTCTGCGGCGACCGCAACCCGCTGCACTCCGATCCCGAGTTCGCCAAGAAGGCCGGCTTCCCGCGCCCGATCCTGCACGGCATGTGCACCTACGGCATCACCTGCCGCGGCGTGCTGCAGACCTATGCCGATTACGACGCTTCCGCCTTCCGCCAGCACGTCGCGCGGTTCTCTTCGCCAGTCTATCCCGGCGAGACCGTGACCATGGACCTCTGGAAGGACGGCAACACGATCTCGTTCGAAGCCAAGGTGAAGTCGCGCGGCGTCACCGTGATCAAGAACGGCAAGACGGTGCTGGGTTAG
- a CDS encoding AraC family transcriptional regulator, whose protein sequence is MYVTTVGEFRAIAGDIVVIPADVPHASHGGAGSIVSHLYLSSDHAAVKGISGPLCIRNSRATLPDEMLDAIGSCPRRLTRPARCAALTELVSCDDLAIRTIAARQGRSTDGFIRLFKREVGMTPAAYRLALRLAWARSRLKRGDTVADVAYAGSFSDQSHLGRLFRRAYGATPAAYRSAFAD, encoded by the coding sequence ATGTACGTGACCACGGTCGGAGAGTTCCGCGCCATCGCGGGCGATATCGTCGTCATCCCGGCGGACGTACCGCACGCCTCGCACGGCGGCGCCGGCTCGATCGTCAGCCATCTCTATCTATCGAGCGATCATGCGGCGGTGAAAGGGATCTCTGGGCCGCTCTGTATCCGCAACTCGCGGGCAACCTTGCCGGACGAGATGCTCGACGCGATCGGCTCGTGCCCGAGACGTCTCACGCGGCCGGCCCGATGTGCCGCGCTGACGGAGCTGGTTTCGTGCGACGATCTCGCCATCCGCACGATCGCGGCACGGCAGGGTCGATCGACAGATGGCTTCATTCGGCTGTTCAAGCGAGAGGTTGGAATGACCCCCGCCGCCTATCGTCTTGCGCTGCGACTGGCGTGGGCACGCTCGCGTTTGAAGCGCGGCGACACCGTCGCCGACGTGGCTTATGCCGGCTCGTTCTCCGACCAGAGCCACCTGGGTCGCCTGTTTCGACGCGCTTACGGCGCAACGCCTGCCGCCTACCGTTCAGCGTTCGCGGATTGA
- a CDS encoding AraC family transcriptional regulator, with protein MLFDALVPSSALQLIGFADVDAFRPIESMEDARSIPLDVANFAAARAVVSLPACRIVVMRSFARILDTAYRMPGGMVILAMTDDLQANFRGVDLDARFFVALRGNDECHYVEPQTNHHAMIILSPILRDRGWFDRADDLRAYVANRPALLHARQLLLDILRTASVQPRLFETTEVAAHLQEGLLLALDDLFRIDPLSDRSTSVRSERSIKLVQQIDDYVAAYPTAPIYTADLASEFGVSIRTLGGAVSKVRGMSLHQYIRLKRLWATRARLLKGGGATVATCARAQGFHHLGEFAAAYRATFHEAPSDTLARGRQIRVSAG; from the coding sequence ATGTTGTTCGACGCCCTCGTCCCGTCCTCCGCGCTCCAACTGATCGGCTTTGCCGACGTCGATGCGTTTCGGCCGATCGAGTCGATGGAGGACGCGAGGAGCATTCCGCTCGACGTTGCGAACTTCGCGGCGGCCCGCGCCGTTGTCTCCCTGCCGGCATGCCGCATCGTCGTGATGAGGTCGTTCGCGCGCATCCTCGACACCGCCTATCGGATGCCGGGCGGGATGGTGATCCTGGCGATGACCGACGACCTTCAGGCCAATTTCAGGGGTGTGGATCTCGACGCCCGCTTCTTCGTTGCACTGCGCGGTAATGATGAATGCCACTACGTCGAACCCCAGACCAATCATCACGCGATGATCATCCTCTCGCCTATCTTGCGAGACCGGGGCTGGTTCGATCGTGCCGACGATTTGCGGGCCTATGTCGCGAACCGGCCGGCCCTGCTCCACGCACGTCAGCTCCTGCTCGACATTCTGCGAACCGCATCGGTGCAGCCGCGCCTGTTCGAGACCACCGAGGTCGCCGCCCATCTCCAGGAAGGCTTGCTGCTCGCGCTCGATGATCTGTTTCGGATCGATCCCCTGTCAGATCGGAGCACCTCCGTTCGCAGCGAGCGGTCGATCAAACTCGTTCAGCAGATCGACGATTACGTCGCAGCCTATCCGACCGCTCCGATCTATACGGCTGATCTCGCCAGCGAGTTTGGCGTCTCGATCCGGACGCTCGGCGGCGCGGTCAGCAAGGTGCGTGGCATGAGCCTGCACCAGTACATTCGCCTCAAAAGACTGTGGGCGACCCGCGCTCGCCTGCTCAAAGGCGGCGGCGCCACCGTCGCTACATGCGCGCGCGCCCAGGGTTTCCATCATCTCGGTGAGTTCGCCGCAGCATACCGCGCGACCTTCCACGAGGCGCCCTCGGACACGCTGGCCCGTGGCCGGCAAATCCGAGTGTCGGCAGGCTGA
- a CDS encoding dihydrodipicolinate synthase family protein: protein MKLTADAKGTFAIAPTPFHDDGRIDERSIDRLSDFYEEVGCDGVTVLGILGEAPKLDAAEAEQVAVRFVKRAKKMQVIVGVSAPGFATMRSLAKASMDAGAAGVMIAPPPSLRTDDQIVGYFKQAAEAIGPDVPWVLQDYPLTLSVVFTPAVIRKIVTDNANCVMLKHEDWPGLEKISTLRNFQKDGSLRPLSILCGNGGLFLDFEMERGADGAMTGYAFPELLIDVVRLSKEGKRDAAHDLFDAHLPLIRYEQQPGAGLAVRKYVLQKRGIIASSAQRKPGATITPTAKAEVDYLLSRVARVDKRANLGPQSSAAG, encoded by the coding sequence ATGAAACTCACCGCCGACGCCAAGGGCACCTTCGCAATCGCGCCGACGCCGTTCCACGACGACGGCCGGATCGACGAGCGCTCGATCGACCGCCTGAGCGATTTTTACGAGGAGGTCGGCTGCGACGGCGTCACGGTGCTGGGAATCCTCGGCGAGGCGCCGAAGCTCGATGCCGCCGAGGCCGAGCAGGTGGCGGTGCGCTTCGTCAAGCGCGCCAAGAAGATGCAGGTAATCGTCGGCGTCTCCGCGCCGGGTTTTGCCACCATGCGCTCGCTGGCGAAGGCCTCGATGGATGCGGGCGCGGCCGGCGTCATGATCGCGCCGCCGCCCTCGCTCCGCACCGACGACCAGATCGTCGGCTATTTCAAGCAGGCCGCCGAGGCGATCGGCCCGGATGTGCCCTGGGTGCTCCAGGACTATCCGCTGACCCTCTCGGTGGTGTTCACCCCCGCCGTGATCCGCAAGATCGTCACGGACAATGCGAATTGCGTGATGCTCAAGCACGAGGACTGGCCGGGGTTGGAAAAGATCTCGACCCTGCGCAATTTCCAGAAGGACGGCTCGCTCCGTCCGCTCTCGATCCTCTGCGGCAATGGCGGGCTCTTTTTGGATTTCGAGATGGAGCGCGGCGCCGACGGTGCCATGACCGGCTATGCCTTCCCGGAACTCTTGATCGACGTCGTGCGCCTCTCCAAGGAGGGCAAGCGCGACGCCGCGCATGATCTGTTCGACGCGCATCTGCCGCTGATCCGCTACGAGCAGCAGCCGGGCGCCGGCCTTGCCGTGCGCAAATATGTGCTGCAGAAGCGTGGCATCATCGCCTCCAGCGCGCAGCGCAAGCCCGGCGCGACCATCACCCCGACGGCGAAGGCGGAGGTCGATTATCTCCTCTCGCGCGTCGCCCGCGTCGACAAGCGCGCCAATCTCGGCCCGCAATCCAGCGCCGCAGGTTAG
- a CDS encoding VOC family protein, whose translation MPVVTWDHVHLRSPDPEATAAWLRDILGGEIVRAPGRIDVNLGGARVFIAPLEGDAAVSPPPPHPHQGLDHFGLTVKDIDAVAAEIKAKGVTFTREPTTIRPGVRICFIRGPEGISIELLERDKKYT comes from the coding sequence ATGCCAGTCGTCACTTGGGATCACGTCCATCTGCGCAGCCCTGATCCGGAGGCTACGGCGGCCTGGCTGCGGGACATCCTCGGTGGCGAGATCGTGCGCGCGCCGGGACGGATCGACGTGAACCTTGGCGGCGCCAGGGTCTTCATCGCGCCGCTCGAGGGCGACGCCGCCGTAAGCCCACCGCCCCCGCATCCGCATCAGGGCCTCGATCATTTTGGTCTGACGGTAAAAGACATCGACGCCGTCGCCGCCGAGATCAAGGCCAAGGGCGTCACCTTTACGCGCGAGCCGACGACGATCAGGCCCGGCGTACGCATCTGTTTCATCCGCGGCCCCGAAGGCATCTCCATCGAGCTGCTCGAGCGCGACAAGAAGTATACCTGA